A stretch of the Enoplosus armatus isolate fEnoArm2 chromosome 13, fEnoArm2.hap1, whole genome shotgun sequence genome encodes the following:
- the rraga gene encoding ras-related GTP-binding protein A, with protein MSSTAMKKKVLLMGKSGSGKTSMRSIIFANYIARDTRRLGATIDVEHSHVRFLGNLVLNLWDCGGQDTFMENYFTSQRDNIFRNVEVLIYVFDVESRELEKDMHYYQSCLEAILQNSPDAKVFCLVHKMDLVQEDQRDLIFKEREEDLKRLSRPLACTCFRTSIWDETLYKAWSSIVYQLIPNVQQLETNLRNFAQIIEADEVLLFERATFLVISHYQCKEQRDAHRFEKISNIIKQFKLSCSKLAASFQSMEVRNSNFAAFIDVFTSNTYVMVIMSDPSIPSAATLINIRNARKHFEKLERVDGPKHSLHMRMR; from the exons ATGTCAAGCACAGCAATGAAGAAAAAG GTGTTACTGATGGGAAAAAGTGGGTCTGGAAAGACCAGTATGAGATCAATCATCTTTGCCAATTACATAGCTCGAGACACGCGCCGCCTTGGAGCTACAA TTGACGTGGAGCACTCCCATGTACGGTTTCTTGGCAATCTGGTTCTAAACCTGTGGGACTGTGGAGG ACAGGACACGTTCATGGAGAACTACTTCACCAGCCAGAGGGAcaacatttttagaaatgtagAGGTGCTTATTTATGTATTCGACGTTGAGAGCCGTGAGCTGGAGAAAGACATGCACTACTACCAGTCGTGTCTGGAGGCCATCCTGCAGAACTCCCCTGATGCTAAAGTGTTCTGCCTCGTTCACAAAATGGATCTGGTGCAGGAAGACCAGAGAGATCTG ATCTTTAAGGAGCGTGAAGAAGATCTGAAGAGACTGTCCAGACCTCTGGCTTGCACTTGCTTCAGGACATCAATCTGGGACGAAACCCTGTATAAG GCCTGGTCCAGCATAGTGTACCAGCTCATCCCAAACGTCCAGCAGCTGGAGACAAACCTGAGAAACTTTGCGCAGATCATAGAGGCAGACGAAGTTCTTCTGTTTGAGAGAGCCACCTTCCTG GTGATCTCCCACTATCAGTGCAAAGAGCAGCGCGATGCTCACCGGTTTGAGAAGATCAGTAACATTATCAAACAGTTCAAACTCAGCTGTAG taAACTTGCAGCCTCTTTCCAAAGCATGGAAGTGAGGAACTCCAACTTTGCGGCCTTCATTGACGTCTTCACCTCCAACACATATGTCATGGTCATCATGTCGGACCCCTCCATTC CATCTGCAGCCACTCTCATCAATATCCGTAATGCTAGGAAACACTTTGAGAAGTTGGAGCGGGTGGATGGACCCAAGCACAGCCTGCACATGCGAATGCGCTAA
- the LOC139294975 gene encoding plastin-3-like — protein sequence MSGKITKEEMEEMREVFGKIDLDNDGHICDYELHELLKDAGHSVPGYLVRQIIQKLDRNKDNQISFEEFLSIVQDLRGSEIAKTFRKAINRKEGILAIGGTSELSSEGTQHSFSEEERYAFVNWINTALEKDPDCQHVLPMDPNTDSLFKCVGDGIVLCKMVNLSVPDTIDERTINKKKLTPFTIQENLNLALNSASAIGCHVVNIGALDLREGKPHLVLGLLWQIIKIGLFADIELSRNEALAALLRDGETLEDLMKLSPEELLLRWANFHLENAGWQKINNFSSDIKDSKAYFHLLNQISPKGTEEDQPRIDINMAGFSEKDDMKRAEAMLQQADRLGCRQFVTPADVVSGNPKLNLAFVANLFNKYPALTKPEDEDIDWGLLEGETREERTFRNWMNSLGVNPNVNHLYGDLQDAIVIFQLYERIKVAVDWNKVNKPPYTKLGVYMKKLENCNYAVDLGKDAKFSLVGIGGQDLNNGNATLTLALVWQLMRRYTLNVLEELGDGQKVNDDIIVKWVNETLAEAGKSTKISSFKDKEISSSLAVLELIDAIQPGSIDYELIKTGSLSEDEKLENAKYAISMARKIGARVYALPEDLVEVNPKMVMTVFACLMGRGMKRV from the exons ATGTCTGGAAAGATAAcaaaggaggagatggaggagatgagggAGGTCTTTGGGAAAATTG ATCTGGACAACGATGGACATATCTGCGATTATGAACTCCATGAGCTCCTCAAAGACGCTGGACATTCGGTACCTGGATACCTGGTTCGACAGATCATCCAGAAACTCGATCGCAACAAGGATAATCAGATCAGCTTTGAGGAGTTTTTGTCG aTCGTCCAGGACCTGAGGGGCAGTGAAATAGCAAAAACCTTCCGCAAGGCCATCAACAGAAAAGAGGGCATCCTGGCTATTGGAGGGACGTCTGAGCTGTCAAGCGAAGGAACACAACACTCGTTCTCTG AGGAGGAGCGATATGCCTTCGTGAACTGGATCAACACAGCTCTGGAAAAAGACCCTGACTGCCAACATGTCCTGCCCATGGATCCCAACACAGACTCTCTCTTCAAGTGTGTCGGAGACGGCATAGTACTCTG CAAAATGGTGAACCTGTCAGTGCCAGACACCATCGATGAGAGGACCATAAATAAGAAGAAGCTGACACCGTTTACAATACAG GAGAACCTGAACCTGGCCCTGAACTCGGCTTCTGCTATTGGCTGCCATGTGGTGAACATTGGGGCTTTGGACCTGAGAGAGGGGAAGCCCCATCTGGTGCTGGGCCTGCTGTGGCAAATCATCAAGATCGGCCTGTTTGCTGACATCGAGCTCAGCAGAAATGAAG CGCTGGCAGCATTGCTGAGAGACGGGGAAACCCTGGAGGACCTGATGAAGCTGTCTCCAGAAGAACTGCTGTTGCGCTGGGCAAACTTTCACCTGGAAAATGCTGGCTGGCAGAAGATCAACAACTTCAGCTCTGACATCAAG GACTCAAAGGCCTATTTCCACCTCCTGAATCAAATCTCTCCTAAAGGCACAGAGGAGGATCAGCCACGCATCGACATCAACATGGCAGGCTTCAGT GAGAAAGACGACATGAAGAGGGCAGAGGCCATGCTGCAGCAGGCCGACAGGCTCGGCTGTCGACAGTTTGTCACCCCAGCTGACGTCGTCAGTGGAAACCCCAAACTCAACCTTGCCTTTGTGGCCAATCTGTTCAACAAATATCCGGCGCTGACTAAACCTGAGGATGAGGACATTGACTGGGGACTGTTGGAAG GTGAGACACGAGAAGAGAGGACATTCCGAAACTGGATGAACTCTCTGGGAGTGAACCCTAATGTCAATCATCTGTATGG AGACCTGCAGGATGCCATCGTCATCTTTCAACTCTATGAGAGGATTAAAGTGGCTGTTGACTGGAACAAGGTCAACAAGCCGCCTTACACCAAGCTGGGAGTCTACATGAAAAAG TTGGAGAATTGTAATTACGCAGTGGACCTGGGCAAAGATGCCAAGTTCTCCCTCGTTGGCATTGGCGGGCAGGACCTGAACAATGGCAACGCTACCCTGACTCTGGCACTTGTGTGGCAGCTGATGAGAAG ATACACATTGAATGTACTGGAGGAACTGGGTGATGGACAGAAAGTAAACGATGACATCATTGTGAAGTGGGTGAACGAAACGTTGGCGGAGGCTGGAAAATCAACCAAGATTTCAAGCTTTAAG GACAAGgagatcagcagcagtttggcaGTATTGGAACTGATAGACGCCATCCAGCCCGGCAGCATCGACTACGAGCTGATTAAAACCGGCAGCCTCTCTGAAGACGAGAAGCTGGAGAATGCCAA ATACGCAATCTCTATGGCGAGGAAGATCGGAGCCCGTGTCTACGCTCTCCCAGAAGACCTCGTGGAGGTCAATCCCAAAATGGTGATGACGGTTTTTGCCTGCTTGATGGGTCGGGGGATGAAGCGAGTCTAA
- the cnga2b gene encoding cyclic nucleotide gated channel subunit alpha 2b, which translates to MTGQATERDRSPHNLSVKTTLEEEIERAESILSRVPSVCDDTSSELQRVAALDPHGGNSRNSFQRNGAISRLVSLVVRLREWAHRSLLEEEERPDSFLERFRGPELRTAPSRISNTQPDANGNNAKGIFRKKWDLFVVSPSDNAYYRWLFVIATAVLYNWFLVVARACFDKLQVGNYICWLVLDYLSDFVYIMDTCVRLRTGFLEQGLLVKDHAKLRDSYVRTLQFKLDVVSILPTDLAYITTGIHTPQLRFNRLLRFPRMFEFFDRTETRTNYPNIFRIGNLVLYILVIIHWNACIYYAISKSLGFGSDTWVFPNISKPEYSSLTRSYVYCLYWSTLTLTTIGEMPAPVRDEEYLFVVFDFLVGVLIFATIVGNVGSMIANMNATRAEFQARIDAIKHYMHFRKVSKELETRVIKWFDYLWTNKKAVDEQEVLKNLPNKLRAEIAINVHLETLKKVRIFQDCEAGLLVELVLKLRPQVFSPGDYICRKGDIGKEMYIIKEGKLAVVADDGVTQYALLTAGSCFGEISILNIKGSKMGNRRTANIRSLGYSDLFCLSKDDLMEAVTEYPDAKTVLEERGREILMKEGLLDENADSGGLHKEDTEEKVERLESSLDTLQTRFARLLSEYTHTQQRMKQRITLLERQLNQTDCGADASDDMDADAETVNETDPGPAAHTDGSLHRNIVQTEDKKSPKHKKKN; encoded by the exons ATGACGGGCCAGGCGACGGAGAGAGACCGGTCGCCACACAATCTGTCAGTGAAGACCACCTTGGAGGAGGAGATCGAGAGAGCCGAGAGTATTCTCAGCAG GgtgccatctgtgtgtgatgACACATCCTCAGAGCTACAAAGAGTCGCTGCTCTCGACCCGCACGGAGGCAATTCCAGGAACTCTTTCCAAAGGAACGGAGCTATCTCACG actggtGAGCCTGGTGGTGAGACTGAGGGAATGGGCGCACAGGAGtctgttggaggaggaggagcggccGGACTCCTTCCTGGAGCGCTTTCGTGGCCCTGAGCTGAGAACAGCCCCCAGCCGCATCAGCAACACGCAACCAGATGCCAATGGCAACAATGCCAAAGGGATCTTTAG GAAAAAGTGGGATTTGTTTGTGGTTTCCCCATCCGATAACGCCTACTACCGCTGGTTATTTGTTATCGCCACGGCGGTGCTCTACAACTGGTTCCTTGTTGTAGCGAG GGCATGCTTTGACAAGTTACAGGTGGGCAATTACATCTGCTGGCTGGTGTTGGACTACCTCTCTGACTTTGTGTACATAATGGACACATGTGTCCGACTTCGCACAG GGTTCCTGGAACAAGGTTTGCTGGTGAAGGACCATGCCAAGCTTAGAGACAGCTACGTCCGAACGTTACAGTTCAAGCTGGACGTAGTGTCCATCCTGCCCACTGACCTGGCGTACATCACCACCGGCATCCACACACCACAGCTCAGGTTTAACCGTCTGCTGCGCTTCCCGCGCATGTTTGAATTCTTTGACCGCACTGAGACACGCACCAACTATCCCAACATCTTCCGAATCGGCAACTTGGTGCTTTACATCCTGGTCATCATTCACTGGAATGCCTGCATCTACTACGCTATATCTAAGTCTCTAGGATTTGGCTCTGACACGTGGGTGTTCCCAAACATCTCCAAGCCTGAGTATTCCTCCCTGACTCGGAGTTACGTTTACTGCCTGTACTGGTCGACTCTTACTCTTACCACTATTGGAGAAATGCCTGCACCCGTGCGAGATGAAGAGTACCTATTTGTGGTCTTTGACTTTCTCGTCGGGGTGCTGATCTTTGCCACAATTGTGGGAAACGTCGGCTCCATGATAGCCAACATGAACGCCACGCGTGCAGAGTTTCAAGCTCGGATCGACGCCATCAAACACTACATGCACTTCCGCAAAGTCAGCAAAGAACTGGAGACACGTGTCATTAAATGGTTTGACTACCTCTGGACCAACAAGAAAGCAGTAGACGAGCAGGAGGTGCTGAAGAACTTGCCCAACAAATTGCGGGCTGAGATTGCTATTAATGTACACCTGGAGACCCTGAAGAAAGTGCGCATTTTTCAAGACTGTGAGGCAGGACTGCTGGTGGAGCTCGTGCTCAAACTGCGCCCACAGGTCTTCAGTCCAGGGGACTACATCTGCAGAAAAGGGGACATAGGAAAGGAGATGTATATCATTAAAGAGGGGAAGCTGGCTGTGGTGGCTGATGACGGAGTCACACAGTACGCTCTTCTCACCGCTGGCAGCTGCTTCGGGGAAATCAGCATTCTGAACATAAAAGGTAGTAAAATGGGAAACCGTCGCACAGCCAACATTCGCAGCTTGGGCTACTCTGATCTCTTCTGCCTCTCTAAGGACGACTTGATGGAGGCAGTGACCGAGTATCCAGATGCTAAGACTGTGCTCGAGGAGAGGGGCCGGGAGATCCTGATGAAGGAGGGTCTGCTGGATGAGAACGCAGACAGCGGCGGACTGCAcaaagaggacacagaggagaaggtggagaggCTGGAGTCCTCTCTGGACACCCTTCAGACTCGCTTTGCCCGTCTACTCagcgaatacacacacactcagcagcgGATGAAGCAGCGCATCACTCTGCTGGAGCGGCAGCTGAATCAAACGGACTGCGGCGCAGATGCAAGCGATGACATGGATGCAGATGCAGAGACAGTCAATGAAACAGACCCTGGGCCTGCTGCCCATACAGATGGGTCTCTACATCGGAATATTGTGcaaacagaggacaaaaagagcccaaaacataaaaaaaaaaactag